A genomic window from Punica granatum isolate Tunisia-2019 chromosome 2, ASM765513v2, whole genome shotgun sequence includes:
- the LOC116194139 gene encoding uncharacterized protein LOC116194139 — protein MAKKRIDNIAKHKQQPRGPPPKRRTDFSIFLCSSFASEASSDAFAGSSSYARDGLSNVATTGLNKVYHLRKGPSGSTLLPCSNQPDMRTQPSDGHLTGTDLVDLDEHAESASNWDLSAGTREHEDLQILESQATTSTGGCMTPCLNGREADTADGSQDSSKHVSNEKDRVGFRRQLFKSPDKKNISNQQQQSSGRMTSSNSTELEDESSERGRGKRKRKPKLHFDEESNLPLKSARKVRRFRIMRYLGLMAPVGSPF, from the exons ATGGCGAAGAAGAGAATTGACAACATCGCAAAGCACAAGCAGCAACCACGGGGGCCGCCGCCCAAACGCCGCACtgatttctcaattttcctCTGCTCCTCCTTTGCTTCTGAAGCTTCTTCAG ATGCTTTCGCGGGATCATCGTCATATGCCAGAGATGGATTGTCCAATGTTGCCACGACTGGGTTAAACAAAGTCTATCACTTAAGAAAAGGACCATCAGGATCTACTCTCCTCCCGTGCAGCAACCAACCAGACATGAGAACTCAACCTTCTGATGGTCATTTGACGGGAACTGATCTAGTTGATCTGGATGAGCATGCTGAATCAGCCAGTAACTG GGATTTGTCAGCAGGAACTCGGGAGCATGAGGATTTGCAGATATTGGAATCACAGGCTACAACTAGCACTGGAGGATGCATGACACCA TGCTTAAACGGAAGGGAAGCTGACACTGCAGATGGTTCTCAAGATTCTTCGAAACAT GTCTCAAATGAGAAGGACCGCGTAGGATTTCGCAGGCAGTTATTTAAGAGCCCTGATAAGAAGAATATCTCAAATCAGCAACAGCAGTCCTCGG GTAGAATGACTTCATCGAATTCAACTGAATTAGAAGACGAGTCATCCGAGAGAGGGAGGGGCAAAAGGAAACGGAAGCCTAAGCTTCACTTCGAC GAGGAGTCAAATCTTCCCTTGAAATCTGCGAGAAAGGTTCGGCGGTTCAGGATAATGCGGTACCTTGGCCTCATGGCCCCGGTTGGCTCTCCTTTCTGA
- the LOC116193765 gene encoding histone H2B: MAPKTEKKPAEKKPAEKAPAEKKPRAEKKLPKEGGASSADKKKKRSKKSVETYKIYIFKVLKQVHPDIGISSKAMGIMNSFINDIFEKLAQEASRLARYNKKPTITSREIQTAVRLVLPGELAKHAVSEGTKAVTKFTSS, from the coding sequence ATGGCCCCGAAGACCGAGAAGAAGCCGGCCGAGAAGAAGCCAGCGGAGAAGGCCCCGGCCGAGAAGAAGCCCCGGGCTGAGAAGAAGCTCCCCAAGGAGGGCGGCGCGTCCTCCGccgacaagaagaagaagcggTCGAAGAAGAGCGTGGAGACCTACAAGATCTACATCTTCAAGGTCCTGAAGCAGGTCCACCCGGACATTGGGATCTCAAGCAAGGCCATGGGGATCATGAACAGCTTCATTAACGACATCTTCGAGAAGCTCGCCCAGGAGGCATCCCGCCTTGCCAGGTACAACAAGAAGCCCACCATCACCTCCCGCGAGATCCAGACCGCCGTCAGGCTCGTCCTCCCTGGCGAGCTCGCCAAGCACGCCGTGTCGGAGGGGACCAAGGCCGTCACCAAGTTCACCAGCTCTTAG